Genomic segment of Thermodesulfobacteriota bacterium:
CCTGGCTATTGCCAGAATATTACAAGACGTAATACAAAAAGAGGGTATACCAAAGGAGGCAATTCAGGTTATCCCGATAACAGACAGGGCTGCCGTAAATGAGATGTTAAAATTAGAGGACTATATTGACGTGATAATCCCCAGGGGTGGAGAAGAACTCATCAGGTTTGTTGTGCAAAACTCCAGGATACCTGTCATAAAACATTACAAGGGGGTATGTCACATCTTTGTAGATGAGAGCGCTGACTTTAGTATGGCTGAAGATATAGTTATAAATGCAAAGGTCCAGCGTCCGGGAGTTTGCAATGCCCTGGAGACTCTTTTGGTTCATAAGGATATCGCTTCTAAGTTTCTTCCCTTCATAATCAAAAAGTTGCAAGACAAAGGCGTAGAAATTCGGGGTTGCCCCAGAGTTCTGAAGACCGTTCCATCAGTTAAACAGGCAAATGAGGAAGATTGGTATAAAGAGTATCTGGACCTAATCCTCTCTGTCAAAGTCGTAGATGGCATGGACGAGGCAATCAGTCATATTGCCAGGTATGGATCGTTACATACAGAGGCTATTGTTACATCTAACTATGAGAATTCTCAAAGGTTTTTGAAGGAAGTCAATTCATCGGTGGTGCTGGTCAATGCCTCCACCAGATTCAATGACGGCAACCAGTTAGGCTTGGGGGCAGAGATTGGGATAAGCACTACCAAACTCCATGCCTTCGGTCCCATGGGGCTGGAAGAGCTTACTACCTGTAAATTTATCGTATATGGTAACGGACAGATAAGGTCTTAGTTAAACAAACGATGGACAGTTGATCAAGTCGTAAAAAGTCAAAAACGGACGGCACAGTAAAAAGCTTCAGATGCAAGGCGCGCAAATCACGAGGAGTGAAGCTTACTTATAGTTACGCTGCAA
This window contains:
- a CDS encoding glutamate-5-semialdehyde dehydrogenase; this translates as MSIENQVLKIAKDSKAASKELSNLSSKRKNDVLIKMSNELLNHALLLKQENAKDLENAKEKSISDAFIDRLTLSDSTVQAMAEGLRDVAALPDPVGEVTRMWRRPNNLLVGKVRIPLGVIGIIYESRPNVTADAAGLCLKSGNAVILRGGSEAINSNLAIARILQDVIQKEGIPKEAIQVIPITDRAAVNEMLKLEDYIDVIIPRGGEELIRFVVQNSRIPVIKHYKGVCHIFVDESADFSMAEDIVINAKVQRPGVCNALETLLVHKDIASKFLPFIIKKLQDKGVEIRGCPRVLKTVPSVKQANEEDWYKEYLDLILSVKVVDGMDEAISHIARYGSLHTEAIVTSNYENSQRFLKEVNSSVVLVNASTRFNDGNQLGLGAEIGISTTKLHAFGPMGLEELTTCKFIVYGNGQIRS